In Fragaria vesca subsp. vesca linkage group LG1, FraVesHawaii_1.0, whole genome shotgun sequence, the sequence CTATTTACCAATATCATGTACCAACCAACTTAAGGTTAGTAGACAAAATCCTGTACCAATATCAACCGTCAAAGTTGGTATACCAACTTAGTTGGTACGGTTGGTAATGGGCCTCTACCAAGTTTAGATTGAGGCCCAACAAACTGAAAGGCCCAACTCATTTGAATCATTTTTTTGGGCCTCTACCAAGCTTCTATCAATTATCAAACAATTCAAACACATTCAAAGTTTCACACATCATATAATTTCAAATGCAACAAGCCAACAATGTCCAAAGTCTTATATATAAAATTAAACAACACATGTCCAAAGTCCAAACAACATAGAAAATTGAACAACACAAGCCAATGAAAAAACAAAAGTCCAAATTAGCAGAAACTAGACAAACTTTGCAGGGAAAGATTGATGCTGCGAGGCCGGGAGAGTGCTAGACTGCTAAACACCAGTCTGGACAGAGTATCTTCAGGTGCAAATGAAGGTGGCAGAGGTGTTGTTGATGATGAAGCCTGTAAACCGGCAGTCATCTCCTCATATGCAATAGATGGAAATGATGGTGTTGAGCTTGAATTGCCTACACAACCACTCTGTGACGACATGGAAGAGCCCATAGCCTATGTGAAACGCATCTAATAGATTATACTCATCAGTCATCACAAATTATACTAACACAGAACAAATTATACTCATCAACTCAAATTATAGAACACACTAACACAGAACACAAAAGTGACAGAACACAGAAGTGAAGAACAAAAACCAAATTGATAGATAGCACAAACTATAGATAGCAGAAACACAGAAGTAATCATACACAACACAGAACACACAAACACAGAAGTAATCTTACACAATCGTACACAAGTAACACAAACACAGAGCACACAAACATAGATTGATACATAGTTAGATACATACGGAGATTCGAGGCTTCTCGAACAGAGTCATCGGAGAGTCGAGGCGCTGCCCTTGGTGTTGCCGAGTCGACGGCAAGAGAGGCGAGGTGCTGCCCAGTTCTCGAGGCGAGGTGGCGGAGGTGCTGCGAAGTCGAGGTGGCGGAAGTGTGAGGTGCTGCCGAGTTGAGGTGGCAGAGCCGCGGAGGTGCGATGTGAGGTGAGAATCGAGAGACTTTGACTCTTTGAGCGAGAGAGAGTAGAGACTGTGAGAGGTGAGAGAAGGATAGAGACTGAGGGACTGAGGGACTTAGGGTTATATCAAGTGATCAACGGCTTGGATTCATGGTTTTAATTATTTTTCATTATTTTTAATATAACTCGGTTGGTACACGGTATACTGTATTTTAGGAAAACTTGTACCATGTACCAACCGACTTCTCAAACTTGGTACGGTACTACTGTACCGAAAACTCGGTTACCAACTACTTGGCATTCCAATTTGCTTGGTACGGTTGGTACATAGTTGGTTGGTTTTGTTAGGGTCCAAATTGCCAGCCCTATATATATACATATGCTCACTGATCAGCTGTTTGTACATTCTTACTCTCTCTCTCTCTCCTCATTTCTTCATCTCTTTAGATTTACGATTTAAAGTTCGGCAGATCATAACTTTTGATCCGTAACTCCGATTTTAAATCCGTGAAGGGCTACAGGTTTGTATCGATGTCCTCTTCCTATCTTTGAAGTTTGGATTAGATCCAACGGTAATCTCTAGATGACTCGTTTTAGGAAGGTCGGTTTACGATCGATATTCTTAGTGGGGATTCGTATTGACTTGGTGAGTGGATTTATGTAATATTTTTAAATATTCTTATTTGTTATCAAAATAGTCGAAAAACATGATTTTGATCTATTTATGAAATATCTCTCTGTTTTTAAGTGAAACATATCGATATTGCGAAATATGCGGTGTTTATATATAATTATGTGTTGGATCCATTGTTTGATTAGTCATAAAACATGTGAACTTCTTGATTGGTTATGGCGAAGTAAGGATGTGACACACGAAGGTATAGGACATGAAGGTCATTAGGTTCCCGTGGGGATCACTAAATTGAAGGATATCCAATAAGAAGGGATTGTGCGATGTGATGAATTGCGTGAAGTGATGTGTATACGATATACGTATTTTGTAGCGTGTGTAAAATGACATGGCTTTGCGGGCATATTACATTGGTCTACTCACTGAGCGCGTGGTTATGCTCACCCACCCATCTCTAATATTTTTTTACAGAGAAGTACTTAGATTTGATTAAGCCGAGAAAGGGTAGTCGACGAGCCTAGAATATAGTGTTTTTGTTTTATTCCACTTTGTAACACTCGTTCACGCCTCGTGAACGGCGTTCGGTGCTTAAAACCCATCGACGCCAAAACCAGGGTGTGACAGATACCCCATTTTGTTCTGGTGTCTGAGGACAAGTAGTCTGATGAACAATTCCATGTTGCTGAAAATAGTATCGGAAAGAGTGGTTAACAAACTCTCCTCCTTTGTCAGATCGAAATATTTTCACACAAGCATCATACTGAGTTCGGATGAGACTATGAAAAGCGGTGAAAGCCGAAAACACAGCATCCCTCTTTTTCAATAACACAACCCAAGTTAATCTTGTAAAGTCATCAATAAACAAAACAAAGTACTTCATTCTTGTCAATGTCAAATTCTTCGAAGGCCCCATACATCAGACTAAATCAACTCGAATGGTGCAGAACTAAAACTAGGAGAATAACTGGACTTATGACTCTTAGCAAAAACACAAGTTTCACAATGGAGACTTGACTCTTTTATTCCAAAAAAAAAAGATGGCATCGACTTCTTCATGACTCCAAAAGATGGATGACCCATTTGGCGATGCCATAGCCAAATTTCTTTTACTCGATCAGAACTCAATGTCAGGGGAACGGTTGGTGACGGTGCTCTTGCTTCCCCACTGTACATGCAATCCAAGTGAAACAGTCTCCCTCGCAGATCCCCCTTGCCTATTATCGCTTGAGATGACAGGTCTCGGAAGATAACATACATAGGAAAAAAGGTTACAGAGCATTTGTTTTGTGAAATCAACTCAGAAACAGACAATAAGTGATGTGATAGAACGGGAACATAAATGACTTTGTTTAACACAATTGTTGGAGTAACTTGAATTGACCCTATACCTAGGACCGGGAAGGACACCCTATTTGCATTAAACACTTCAGGTATGGGAGATGGGGACAGACTCGAAAAAAAGTACTTATCAAATGTCATATGATCAGACGCACCAGAATCAATTATCCATGTATCACTACCAGTAAAGTCAGAAATTTTTAATGCAATGCCAATTTTACCTCTTTTCTCTTGAGAACACATACTTGTGGTGAGGTCTTGTCCTCCTACTCCATAGAAATCATGTTCACGGGAAACTTCAGGTTGATCACCAAAGATTGCAAGATCCATTGCAAAGAGGATTTGATGACAGAGGAACAGAACAAGTACGACAGAATTCGATGAAATCGAAAGCTTCCTTCGACACGTCGAACAAATCAAATTGGGACAGGTTTGGAACAAATTTGTAGCGGAAAACAACAGGGTTAGATTACCAAGATTGCCAAGATCGACTTAGGCTCTAATACCAAGTCAAACAGAACACAAAAGGTTGGGAATTTTCAGATATATTGAACAAACCCCAAATCGGGTATATATACAAGCACAGTTCTAACCCTAGAAGGAAACTAATTACACCGAAATATTTACATAATGCTAGTTGATTACAGAATATACATCTTCCCAATATACTAGGATTGAGACTCACGTTAACACAAAACACCACTTCCTACCAATTTTATTTCCCTGTAGGCAGACACGAGACTAAAGGTAGGCTACGTACGGATCGAGTATTTAAGCTCTACAATTCCTCGTTGAATATCATCAATGAGATGAAGATAAGAGCACTTTTGAAACAAAAAATATGTCACCCTAAAAAATTATTATAAAAGTGCGTGAGAGTGTGGTGTTTAATTTGGGAGTGCAAATTTCAGTCCTCATTTAATTTTATCCAAAAATTTCTTAATCAATTACACATTTCAAATTCTTGATAGTTACAACCAAATAATAGGTTTAAATTCCATTATTTCAGAATTTCTCAATAATTTAAAAAATGGTGCGTCTATTGCCACCCCACAAACTATTTTGCTCACCCTACATTCTCTTCACACCTCACTCATATAATTTTAATTGTAAGTCTACTTTGTTCACCCATTAGCAATACCTAAAAAATCCTTTTCTCAATTCTACTTTGTTCACTCTACATTCTCTTTATATATTTTGTCAAATTCATATTTGCTCAAGGTAAGTAAAATCACAAAGTCAACAAAAATTCATATGAAAGTATGAATCCAAGTTAAAGAACAAGATAAAACTCAAATTTAACAACTCAATAGTATCAGTCGATATCAAGATGCACAATGTCTGTAAATGTATCTCTAGTAGCAACGCCTTCTATACTTCTAAGTTTCTTGAACTGATCTATCAGCTGTTCATAATTACGGTACAATAGTTGTTTATCAGAATTTATATACAAAGTCGACATGGGAAATAATGAGTAAAGAGATAGACGAATTATGAACAAAGAAAGAAAAATATACAAACAATTTACCTCATTTTTAGGTTAAATGCTAGTGTCTTCAGACTCACGACCAAATATGATAAATCTGGGTTATAGTTATAAAATTTGTGTTCATCCAAAATAAAAGGATAAAAAAGAAAAAAATTTGTAATTTGTAACAACTTAATGTCTTTTACTGTAATTTTACATCAGGCTATTTTGGTATTTCAATAAATCAACGTGTGGGGTTAGCAAAGTGGTTTGTGGGGTGGCAATAGACGCACCCTTTAAAAAATCTTATCCAAATTCCATTATTTCAGAATTTTTCAATAACTTAATTTTTTTTATCCAAACACAGCGTAAGATAGTTAACCAGCTAGAGCTACAACAAAGAGGCGGCAAACCACCAAATCATTTAATCACAGTAAAATTAATTGGGTTTCTTCCACTGCCTTATGGCTTGCAATAGGATGGAAAAATTCAATAGAGGAGAAAAGGTTACCATGTTTGGACCTTGAGGAGCATTTCAACAGCTAATACCAATTGTTATTATTCCAAAAAAGAAAGAAAGAATAAGCATAGCTGTTACCAAAGCAATAAAATTACTTGCAAGAAAAAGACATGGAGTTGATGAACATTGACGCGGCTATATAGAAGACGACATTGACGCGGCAGCAAACACATTCAAGTTTATCATTCATGCTTGCATTGATCAAGCCTTGATCAAACAGGAGCCAACTATAGTTGAGAAGCTGTGTTCTTGATTTTCACCGGACTAATGCTGCTGCTCTCAGCATGGACGCTGCATTTGAAATTGTTTCGACAATGTTCGATAAACTTGGGGCATACGCTTCTTATTTCATGAGGGGCGCGCTGGAGAGCTTGGCACACATGCACAAGTTGCCTGACGATCGACTTTCCTTTCAGGAAACAGGCCACTCTTCTTCTTGGATCACTTGTCGAGGAGAAATGTGGACTAAATGATGTTAATATTATAGCTCTCCTGCCTCAAGGACAACTCATGGAACTGCTTGCAGATTACACGGGACTTAAATCCATAGAAAAGCTGGAATTTTCTCATCGAAAACGGAAGGAGGATTTTGATCTTGGGTCCCTCCCAGGAGGGCTTCCATATGGTCGACGTTCAGCAGAGTTTAAGGCCGAGGCAGCTGCAGCTGCCATATATGGTGCTGCGCAGATAGCAAAGAAGATGAAACTTTAAGATAACCATCTCATCATAAGCGTGTTGTAATATGTACAGTCAAGTACCTAATAGTATTATTCTGAACAATCGATCTATTGTGTGTAATATGTACAAAAATAAAACACTAATGATCAAATGAGATCAGCCATTCGAATCTAAACCCATCAATCATTCCAACAGAAAACAAGTTCATCCGCAAGCTAGTATGCTACTACTCTTAACGTTGCTACCGCCATGTAGGTGTACTGGTGTACTAAGTAACAAGCGTGCAAAAAACAGAACATCATATATTTTTATATCCAGCCACATCAAAACCTTTAATATTTGAGGAAAACTCAACCAAAAGTCATATTTAATTAAAGAATTAAATTCAGTTTACCTCCTTGTGGTTTGGGGGTGACTTCATGTTAGTCCCTACACTTTTATTTTCATCAGTTTAACCCTTGAACTCTTTAATTTCTGTCTGCCGTGCCCAAATTCTCATATTCCGTTTGAATTGACCTTTAATTATCAGCAGTTAAGGTTCGATTTGGACATATAAGGTCCGATTTGCCCAAATTCTAGATACTGGCCTCACAGTTATGGTTAAAATTATCAGTAGTTAACGTCTGATTTGGACATAATATAGGACATTTAGTCACACTTGAGGAAAATTCAAAAGTTTGAGGGGTAAACTGATGAAATTGAAAGTATAGGGATTAACATGAAGTTACTCCCAAACTTCATGGGAGTAAACTGAATTTAATTCTTAATTAAACTCAGCCTAATCAAACAAAAGAAACAAATAGTAACTAAACCCTTCCCCATGACACTCAACTGCAAGGAATTTGTACTTCTAAGTTTCAAGAAGAGATGGAACTACTGCACTGAAAACTATTGTGCAGAAAGGAAAAAGATGAAATACATGGTTACTGTATTGACTAACAGCAGCATCCACTCATTTCTAAGAACTATATCTGAGAAAAGTATTATCTTGACCATCAAAATGGAATCCAATACATAAAAATATAAGCAACTCACCACAGGATACAAAAATGACAAGAAAGGAAAGTAGATTGAGTTATCCTTCACAGTTCACAGCAAAGAGATTATGTCATTTCATGATCGAAGTGATAGTAAACAAATTCACTGACAGGTAGCAGCTTATTAAGAAAAACGTTGAGAACACTATAATCATCGAGACAACACAAGAATACACTTGTGCAGTTGCGCATATCCACAAGTAGGCACAATCTGAAGCAACAACAATCTTTCAATAAGTCAAGCATCAAAAGCACATTACTGTCTCTCAAATCACAATAACACTCCAAATGAAAATAAGCCAACTTCTAACTGATAGTGAAAAGATCTCAATCCCTATAAATATATTATAGACTTAGCTAAGGTGAGATAAGGAGACAGTGACACTAGCAATGATACATACATTAGGTATATCATTGCAAAGAGCCAGTATACCACAAATCTAATATATGTCCCAAGAATGGTAATTCTCTTCAACCACGTTATGTGGCCAGACACAAGAAGTGGGACATCAAACAACAGACTAGATTGTATAGAAACAAAATCAAGAAAAAGCTAGTCGCAGAAACTGGAATCATGTTACATAACAAATCACAACCACAGTTATAGAATTCATCCAAAGCTTATTGAAATGAAAATGCTGAGTCACATGAGGAGAGGAACAATATACCACCAGAATGAAAGTATATAAAAGATGAACTTTATCATTCTTCAATTAAGGGATATTATGTCCATGCAACAACATGGTGAGAGTGATATTACATAAATCTTCTAAAAGATTACAGCTTATTAAGAAAACTGGTGATGAAACTTTTTGAAACAACAATACAAGAGTGTGCACATGCACCGCAAGTAGGCAGAAACTAACAACAATCTTACAATAGAACAGTCATCGAAAACACACTACAGTCTCTCTGAGGGCACTCCGATAGCCGTTTCCAGTTCCATCTTGCAGTTGTCTCTCAAATCTTTTAGCGTGACAAACTTGTCGTGCTGCCAGGCAGAACCAAGAATAATAATCAGAATAAGACCCCAAAGGAAAGAAGATGCCACTTAACAGAAAGAGCAAAATATCACAATTTCTCATTCAAAGGTAGGTTTATAACAGATGAAACAACTGCACTCACAAGGTGGTTGCCTTCATTTACGAAGATATCTTCCATGTGAAGAAAGAGGGATCTCCACTGACTTGAGAGATCAGATTCCAGTTTAGATGTTTTGTTTGGGTACCGTGGTCCCTTAGGATCAATCTCCTTTTCCCTGAAACTTTTCTGAACCAATATGCCTGCTTCTTTTTGACTCTTCTTCAAAGCTATGGAAAGGTATTAAAACAAAACACAAATGAAGAACAAAATATTTCAGAATGAAAAGAAAATACAAATGTCCAAAAACAACTTTTAGATGCACCCTAGTGAAACTTTACACATTGAAAAAACTTACCAGTAATACGACCCTTTATATCCTGGTATTGGAGGTCCGACAGAATGTGAGCAGCTGATTATGACATTGCAAAACAAGCAAACTCATGTTAGTCTACATTTAAACTTCTACTTCACAAGTCAGATAAAGAGGAATTGTAATACCTTGCAAGCAAAATGAACACGAGCAATCATTGAGAGAGTCATCCCCTACATTCAAATCAGCCACACCACTAAGACTTGTGCATCTTGCCATTGAACATCCCAGTGAGGTAGGCATCTTAGACCACTCGGTAGAGCCATATGCAGTTGCACCTACTTTACCAAGACCAGGGTCCCTTTCATCATTCCTGGGAACAACATTGCCTAACATAGGAGTGCTCTGAGCATCGTCAGAGGTCTGTCCCGCTTTCTCATACTGACATTTCCCACCGCCA encodes:
- the LOC101302005 gene encoding uncharacterized protein LOC101302005 produces the protein MSNDNSADGSCKTRSALGDLTNRPLKRGFLKISADLDAKSGDGNGGNVGSRDGGLWKFAKKVSLGDENFVGEKLGDDCDPKGVSSSKGIVPDPVISPTCSAGDSTNDNNASVIVLDDDIGEKSSDSVMEVGDASRDNCLSVASMSTCSELCKNGCCDGGGKCQYEKAGQTSDDAQSTPMLGNVVPRNDERDPGLGKVGATAYGSTEWSKMPTSLGCSMARCTSLSGVADLNVGDDSLNDCSCSFCLQAAHILSDLQYQDIKGRITALKKSQKEAGILVQKSFREKEIDPKGPRYPNKTSKLESDLSSQWRSLFLHMEDIFVNEGNHLHDKFVTLKDLRDNCKMELETAIGVPSERL